From a single Paenibacillus sp. FSL W8-0426 genomic region:
- a CDS encoding extracellular solute-binding protein, with protein MGKKIGKKFFTKMNSLLLVTAMLASVVGCSSGNSGEAAETPISSDFNKEGLPIVNNPVTLKVLTVRWGNMGDTFTQNQWLKDLEKETNVNIEWQVMSSNDWGEQKSIMLASGTLPDIILGDQVFSDSDIVNNLSYFRPLDEYIDSYMPNLKAAMEETPEMKKISTFPDGKIYSMPTRLPARPKSRNQPVINKAWLDKLGLKAPTTTEELYQVLKAFKENDPNGNGKPDEIPYTETGLNMDFLNPFGITDINASSMIIQDGKPVFYPTTEAYKEALIYTHKLYSEGLIDQELFTQDNTMTSAKWQNADIPIVGFSNQWTPDAVFGKWSDQYEAIAPIAGPDGKRYQPGDPGGMNLARNELLITSSCTVPEVAARWADQFYTNEASIQNFWGAIGTVIEKNDDGTYTLMDPPAGTSADAWYWDQSLRDFGPKYVSPSFEEKIKLNPQAGDGLKLQIDQLGSADVTTPYPKVMYNAEEFQELPTLTTDIDGYVATMRAQWVTKGGIEEGWDAYVKKLNDMGLERLVTIRNDAYERYMNVK; from the coding sequence ATGGGGAAAAAGATAGGCAAGAAATTTTTCACCAAAATGAATAGTTTGCTGCTCGTCACAGCGATGCTGGCAAGCGTTGTCGGGTGCAGCAGCGGAAATAGCGGCGAGGCCGCCGAGACTCCGATATCAAGCGATTTTAATAAAGAAGGTCTGCCAATTGTTAATAATCCTGTAACACTCAAAGTACTGACGGTTCGCTGGGGCAACATGGGTGACACCTTTACCCAGAACCAATGGCTTAAGGATTTGGAGAAGGAGACCAATGTGAACATTGAGTGGCAGGTCATGTCCTCCAACGATTGGGGTGAACAGAAATCCATCATGCTTGCCAGTGGCACGCTCCCGGACATTATTTTGGGGGACCAGGTGTTCAGCGATTCGGACATTGTCAATAACCTGAGCTATTTCCGTCCGCTGGATGAATATATCGATTCGTATATGCCTAACTTGAAGGCGGCGATGGAAGAGACGCCGGAGATGAAGAAAATAAGCACATTTCCTGACGGCAAAATTTACTCGATGCCCACCCGATTGCCTGCCCGTCCGAAGAGCAGGAATCAGCCTGTCATCAACAAGGCATGGCTCGATAAACTGGGATTGAAGGCACCTACGACGACAGAGGAACTGTATCAGGTGTTGAAAGCGTTTAAGGAGAACGATCCGAACGGAAACGGTAAACCGGATGAAATTCCGTACACGGAAACGGGTCTGAATATGGACTTTCTGAATCCGTTCGGGATCACCGATATTAATGCCAGCAGCATGATCATTCAGGATGGAAAACCGGTCTTCTATCCGACAACGGAAGCATATAAAGAAGCACTTATTTACACACACAAGCTGTACTCGGAAGGTCTGATCGATCAGGAACTGTTCACCCAAGACAACACGATGACGTCAGCCAAATGGCAAAATGCAGACATTCCTATCGTCGGCTTCAGCAACCAGTGGACGCCTGACGCGGTGTTTGGCAAGTGGAGCGACCAGTACGAAGCGATTGCGCCCATTGCTGGACCGGATGGCAAACGTTATCAGCCAGGCGACCCCGGCGGCATGAATCTGGCCCGCAATGAACTCCTCATTACAAGCTCATGTACGGTTCCGGAAGTCGCGGCACGCTGGGCCGACCAATTTTATACCAATGAAGCAAGCATTCAGAACTTCTGGGGGGCGATCGGAACGGTCATCGAGAAAAATGATGATGGCACATACACGCTCATGGACCCGCCGGCAGGCACCAGCGCCGATGCCTGGTACTGGGATCAATCCCTGCGCGACTTTGGCCCGAAATATGTAAGCCCTTCCTTTGAAGAGAAAATCAAGCTTAATCCACAGGCGGGTGACGGACTCAAGCTGCAAATCGATCAATTGGGCAGCGCAGATGTAACAACCCCCTACCCAAAGGTCATGTACAATGCGGAAGAGTTTCAGGAGCTGCCGACGCTGACAACGGATATTGATGGCTATGTGGCCACCATGCGTGCTCAGTGGGTCACCAAAGGCGGCATTGAAGAGGGCTGGGATGCGTATGTCAAAAAGCTGAACGACATGGGACTTGAACGGTTAGTGACCATCCGTAATGATGCTTACGAGCGCTATATGAACGTTAAATAG
- a CDS encoding discoidin domain-containing protein, protein MRNKYFVWSLVLTMLVSNVFLTMGSPAKVSAAGGANLALGKLVTASSYNQTYSPAHVIDNNQATYWESANNAFPQWIQVDLGANTKIDQIKMKLPAAWETRTQTIAVQGSTNGSTFTDIVDAKDYGFDPSVAENTVTVDFEATETRYVRLQMTGNTEWPAAQLSELEMYGPSSQVPNPDPTEPGAPVEGTNIALGKAIAASSNTQSYAAANANDSDINTYWEGGSHPSSLTLDLGSNHQITSIVLKLNPDPVWSTRTQTIQVLGHHQDTTTFSNLVSAQSYTFNPASGNAVTIPVTATVKRLQLNITANSGAPAGQIAEFQVFGTPAPNPDLTITGMSWTPSSPVENSPITLHAIVKNIGSAASPASTVNFYLNNELAGSASVNALQAGASTTVSLDIGNRSASSYTLSAKVDENNQIVEENESNNHYTHSSSLVIAPITSSDLVGTVSWSPSNPTANSTVAFTVNLKNQGNQASAGGAHGVTVVLKNAAGATIQTYSGSYNGVLAPGASVNVNVGSWTAANGTYNVTTTVAVDGNEAPVKQSNNVTTTALTVYSARGASMPYTRYDTDDAARGGGAALKSAPTFDQALTASEASGQKYIALPSNGSYAQWTVRQGEGGAGVTMRFTMPDSADGMGLDGSLDVYVNGSKAKTVPLTSYYNWQYFSSDHPGDTPSAGRPLFRFDEVHWKLDTPLKAGDTIRIQKTNGDNLEYGVDFLEIESVPAAIPRPANAVSVTDFGAVANDGKDDLAAFEAAVQSAVSTGKTLYIPEGTFHLGNMWKIGTPANMIDNLTVVGAGIWHTNIQFTNPNAASGGISLRVQGKLDFSNVYMNSMLRSRYSENAVYKGFMDNFGKNSKISNVWVEHFECGFWVGDYAHTPAMIADGLVIENSRIRNNLADGVNFAQGTSNSTVRNSSVRNNGDDGLAVWTSNVNGAPAGVNNTFSFNTIENNWRAAGIAFFGGSGHKATNNRIVDTVGGSAIRMNTVFPGYHFQNNTGILFSDTTIVNSGTSKDLYNGERGAIDLEASNDAIKNVTFTNIDILNTQRSAIQFGYGGGFEDIVFNNININGTGLDGVETSRFTTPHKGAAIYTYTGNGSATFNHLTTSNIANPNVHQIQNGFNLIIQ, encoded by the coding sequence ATGCGCAACAAATACTTCGTCTGGTCACTCGTATTAACGATGCTGGTCTCGAACGTATTCCTGACCATGGGATCTCCTGCCAAAGTATCGGCTGCTGGCGGGGCGAATCTGGCACTGGGCAAACTGGTGACCGCGAGCAGCTATAACCAAACGTACAGCCCGGCCCATGTGATCGACAATAATCAGGCGACCTATTGGGAGAGTGCAAACAACGCGTTTCCGCAATGGATTCAAGTGGATCTTGGAGCGAATACGAAAATTGACCAAATCAAAATGAAGCTGCCCGCAGCCTGGGAAACGCGTACCCAGACGATCGCCGTTCAAGGCAGCACAAACGGTTCAACGTTTACAGACATCGTGGATGCCAAGGATTATGGTTTTGATCCATCCGTGGCGGAGAATACGGTTACGGTTGATTTTGAAGCAACAGAAACAAGGTATGTGCGTCTCCAGATGACCGGAAATACCGAATGGCCCGCTGCGCAATTGTCCGAATTGGAAATGTACGGTCCATCTTCTCAGGTACCAAACCCTGACCCGACAGAACCCGGGGCGCCTGTGGAAGGAACAAATATTGCGCTGGGTAAAGCAATCGCTGCATCTTCTAACACCCAGTCTTATGCTGCTGCGAATGCAAACGATAGCGATATCAATACGTACTGGGAAGGGGGCAGCCATCCAAGCTCGCTGACGCTGGATCTCGGCTCCAATCATCAGATTACATCCATCGTACTGAAGCTGAACCCCGATCCGGTCTGGAGTACCCGTACGCAGACGATTCAAGTGTTAGGACATCACCAGGACACAACCACGTTCAGCAATCTGGTTTCCGCCCAATCGTACACGTTTAACCCGGCTTCCGGCAATGCCGTGACGATTCCTGTGACGGCAACGGTTAAACGTCTGCAATTAAACATTACGGCGAACTCGGGCGCTCCCGCAGGGCAAATTGCTGAATTTCAGGTATTTGGCACCCCTGCGCCGAATCCCGATCTGACGATTACAGGCATGTCCTGGACGCCATCTTCACCCGTCGAGAACAGTCCGATTACGCTTCATGCCATTGTCAAAAACATTGGCTCTGCCGCTTCTCCGGCCTCTACCGTCAACTTTTATCTGAACAATGAGCTGGCTGGTTCGGCATCCGTAAACGCTTTGCAGGCAGGGGCTTCAACAACGGTATCGCTTGACATCGGCAATCGGAGCGCTTCATCATACACGCTTAGTGCAAAAGTGGATGAGAACAACCAGATCGTCGAAGAGAATGAAAGCAACAACCATTATACGCATTCATCTTCCTTAGTCATCGCACCGATTACAAGCTCAGACCTGGTAGGGACGGTCTCTTGGAGCCCGAGCAATCCTACCGCAAACAGCACGGTAGCTTTTACCGTTAATCTGAAAAATCAGGGGAATCAGGCTTCGGCAGGCGGTGCGCATGGGGTTACGGTTGTTCTCAAAAATGCTGCGGGAGCAACGATTCAGACATACTCCGGCTCGTATAACGGCGTATTGGCACCGGGAGCATCCGTCAATGTCAATGTCGGCAGCTGGACGGCTGCAAACGGTACCTATAATGTGACAACGACCGTTGCCGTCGATGGCAATGAAGCCCCGGTAAAACAATCGAACAACGTAACGACCACCGCGCTGACCGTATACTCTGCCCGCGGTGCGAGCATGCCTTATACAAGGTATGATACGGATGATGCTGCTCGTGGCGGCGGTGCAGCGCTGAAGTCAGCACCGACGTTCGATCAGGCATTGACGGCGTCGGAAGCCTCCGGGCAGAAATATATTGCTCTGCCATCCAACGGCTCCTATGCACAATGGACGGTCAGACAAGGCGAAGGAGGCGCAGGCGTTACGATGCGATTTACGATGCCGGATTCGGCAGACGGCATGGGGCTGGATGGATCGCTGGACGTATATGTAAATGGCAGCAAGGCGAAGACGGTTCCCCTGACCTCCTATTACAACTGGCAGTACTTCTCCAGCGATCATCCGGGAGATACGCCAAGCGCCGGGCGCCCGCTGTTCCGTTTTGACGAGGTTCACTGGAAACTGGATACACCTCTGAAAGCCGGGGACACGATTCGGATCCAGAAGACCAACGGGGATAACCTGGAATATGGCGTCGATTTTCTTGAAATCGAATCCGTACCTGCCGCCATCCCGCGTCCGGCCAACGCTGTTTCGGTAACCGATTTCGGTGCGGTGGCGAACGATGGCAAGGACGACCTTGCCGCATTCGAAGCAGCCGTTCAATCCGCCGTTTCTACAGGCAAAACATTATACATCCCGGAAGGCACATTCCATCTGGGCAACATGTGGAAGATTGGCACGCCCGCCAATATGATCGATAACCTCACCGTTGTTGGTGCAGGCATTTGGCATACGAATATTCAATTCACCAATCCGAACGCGGCATCAGGAGGTATTTCCCTCCGTGTGCAAGGCAAACTGGATTTCAGCAATGTCTACATGAACTCCATGCTGCGCTCACGCTACAGCGAGAACGCAGTCTACAAGGGATTTATGGACAATTTCGGTAAAAACTCGAAAATCAGCAATGTATGGGTGGAGCATTTTGAATGCGGGTTCTGGGTAGGGGATTATGCACACACCCCGGCGATGATTGCCGATGGCTTGGTGATTGAGAACAGCCGCATTCGGAATAACCTTGCTGACGGTGTCAACTTTGCCCAAGGCACGAGCAACTCGACGGTGCGCAACAGCAGCGTCCGGAACAACGGCGATGATGGTCTGGCCGTATGGACCAGCAATGTGAACGGTGCACCTGCCGGGGTGAACAACACCTTCTCGTTCAACACCATCGAGAACAATTGGCGCGCAGCGGGAATCGCCTTCTTTGGCGGCAGTGGGCATAAGGCAACGAACAATCGGATTGTTGACACGGTTGGCGGTTCGGCGATCCGAATGAATACCGTTTTCCCGGGATATCATTTCCAGAACAACACGGGCATTCTGTTCTCGGATACCACGATTGTTAACAGTGGTACCAGCAAGGACCTCTATAACGGGGAACGCGGAGCGATCGATCTTGAAGCTTCCAATGATGCCATCAAGAACGTAACCTTTACCAATATCGATATTCTCAATACACAGCGCAGTGCCATTCAATTCGGTTACGGTGGCGGTTTCGAGGACATTGTGTTCAACAACATCAATATCAATGGTACCGGTCTGGATGGAGTTGAGACATCACGCTTCACAACCCCGCATAAAGGAGCAGCCATATACACGTATACCGGTAACGGTTCAGCAACGTTTAACCATCTGACAACGAGCAACATCGCCAATCCGAATGTGCACCAGATTCAAAATGGATTCAATTTGATTATTCAATAG
- a CDS encoding PLP-dependent aminotransferase family protein, with product MNYTFSNRIAALQPSIIREILKATSGQNVIPFSAGNPAPETFPIEAIRTFTQTILEQDPVTALQYGITEGYAPLRDALTRHLQTGFDTGKPTDELFIVSGAQQGIELACKVFCNEGDTIICESPSFIGSLNSFRASGAKLVGVPMETDGMDIGKLEHALQTEQNVKLIYVIPSFQNPTGITTSLEKRKAIYDLAKKYGVMILEDNPYGELRFNGEDVATIKSLDDEGLVIYVGSFSKILSAGLRVGYVLAPHEVVQKMVVAKQGEDVHTAMLPQILAYKFMTEYDYAAHISSIRAIYRRKSDLMMNKLQEHLGESITFTHPDGGLFLWCDLPARVPMIDYAKTAAAEGVAVVPGTAFLVDENEPSNAIRLNFSTPSDEQIVKGIEILGQVLKKFD from the coding sequence ATGAACTATACCTTTTCCAACCGCATCGCTGCATTGCAGCCATCGATTATTCGTGAGATTCTGAAGGCCACTTCGGGTCAAAATGTCATTCCGTTCTCGGCGGGAAATCCCGCTCCGGAAACCTTTCCTATAGAGGCCATTCGAACATTTACCCAAACGATTCTGGAACAGGATCCGGTAACAGCGCTGCAATACGGGATTACCGAAGGATATGCACCGCTGCGGGATGCATTAACCCGGCACTTGCAAACAGGCTTTGATACGGGTAAACCGACGGACGAGCTGTTCATCGTATCCGGAGCGCAGCAGGGGATTGAACTCGCTTGCAAAGTATTCTGTAATGAAGGGGATACGATTATTTGCGAGAGCCCCAGCTTTATCGGTTCCCTGAACTCTTTCCGGGCTTCAGGCGCCAAACTTGTCGGTGTTCCCATGGAAACGGACGGCATGGATATCGGGAAGCTGGAACACGCTCTGCAAACGGAGCAGAATGTAAAGCTGATTTATGTGATTCCGAGTTTCCAAAACCCGACCGGCATTACCACCAGCCTGGAGAAGCGTAAAGCCATTTACGATCTTGCCAAGAAGTATGGGGTCATGATTCTGGAAGATAACCCGTATGGGGAACTTCGTTTTAATGGAGAAGACGTCGCAACGATCAAATCGCTGGATGATGAGGGGCTGGTTATTTATGTAGGGTCTTTCTCCAAAATTTTGTCTGCCGGATTGCGCGTCGGATATGTTCTGGCACCTCATGAGGTTGTGCAGAAGATGGTTGTTGCCAAGCAGGGAGAGGATGTACATACAGCCATGCTGCCACAGATTTTGGCATACAAGTTCATGACGGAGTATGACTATGCAGCACATATCAGCAGCATTCGTGCCATTTACCGCCGGAAATCGGACTTGATGATGAACAAGCTGCAGGAGCATTTGGGCGAGTCCATTACCTTTACCCACCCGGATGGAGGGTTGTTCCTCTGGTGTGACCTGCCAGCTCGCGTCCCGATGATCGACTATGCCAAAACAGCTGCGGCCGAGGGCGTAGCCGTTGTTCCGGGCACTGCGTTTCTTGTGGATGAAAACGAACCTAGTAATGCGATCCGTCTTAATTTTTCAACTCCTTCCGATGAGCAGATCGTGAAAGGGATCGAAATTTTGGGACAGGTGCTGAAAAAATTTGATTGA
- the tlp gene encoding small acid-soluble spore protein Tlp — protein MSKPDNRKDNVDHLQNAVQNTIENYHEAEDYLEEFGDEIPAREKAQIEEKNERRKHSISGFREEIRDEARHQQNS, from the coding sequence ATGAGTAAGCCAGATAACCGCAAGGATAACGTGGATCACTTGCAAAACGCGGTTCAGAACACGATCGAAAACTACCATGAAGCAGAGGACTATCTCGAGGAATTCGGCGATGAAATTCCGGCCCGGGAGAAAGCTCAAATCGAGGAAAAAAACGAACGTCGTAAACATAGCATTTCCGGATTCCGTGAAGAAATCCGGGACGAAGCAAGACACCAGCAAAACTCATAA
- a CDS encoding glycoside hydrolase family 2 TIM barrel-domain containing protein encodes MLTNIHLQGSWKLQLDEQKQGVQFPYNDSIELPDTTSHAQKGPKNDQALIGALTDEYAFEGWVWLEREVHIPAELAGKTCHLYLERTRKTHVWVDGADLGSADSLNTAHVYKLPKGLAEGSHTITIRVDNTDYPTKGGHLTSPDTQTNWNGITGRIELQFYENVYMEDVQIYPDAARRSFRIVSKLSGSAPGMTLSVTANSIKPYTQVQAALEGSVREHYVTEQTYTCLQDEFNVIYDMGENALLWSDAEPNLYQLALSLIDENGEIKDTQTFVVGLRDFEAKGDAFTINGHKTFLRGKHDGLIFPLTGYAPTDVEEWLRIMGIAKSYGINHYRFHTCCPPEAAFTAADMLGIYMEPELPFWGTITDDNDPNHNQAEQDYLIREGFAMLKAYGNHPSFVMMSLGNELWGSKERLNGILKAYKAADPRPLYTQGSNNFQFVPDILEEEDFFCGVRFSKERLFRGSYAMCDAPQGHVQLDVPGTMKDYDDMIIPQVNASEKGEAETGEQEILIQYGTESKTVTGAAAEQELVPSIPVISHEIGQYAMYPNYEEIGKYTGSIKAKNFEVFKERLQEKGMAHLAGRFFQSSGKLAVACYKEELEAAFRTKHLAGFQLLDLQDFSGQGTALVGVLDAFMDSKGVVTPEEWRTYCSDAVLLARFEKYNYSSGERFDARLELSYFRTASLEGHVLEWVLKDGENNTIAQGEQAVEWTLGETHGELANISIALPEVDKMTEVELSMRIQGTDIRKQYELWIYPEVNPSAIEQANIFTRLNEEVIERLDLGENVLLLPSPDTVSRSVEGTYCTDFWCYPMFRSISESMNKPVPVGTLGLLIDNEHPALRNFPSEVHSTYPWWHAVMNSRSIILDEIASGITPIVQTIDNFERNHKLGLLFECRVGKGKLLIGAINRDELVRKPEGRQLLYSLAQYVQSEEFQPDARIELNVLQQLIG; translated from the coding sequence ATGTTAACGAACATTCATTTGCAAGGAAGCTGGAAGCTTCAATTGGACGAACAAAAGCAAGGCGTGCAATTCCCGTACAATGATAGCATCGAGCTGCCTGATACAACGTCCCATGCCCAAAAAGGGCCCAAAAATGATCAAGCGCTCATCGGGGCTTTGACGGACGAATACGCCTTCGAAGGATGGGTCTGGCTGGAGCGGGAAGTCCACATCCCGGCAGAGCTTGCAGGCAAGACATGCCATCTGTATCTTGAACGGACGCGCAAAACGCATGTGTGGGTAGACGGCGCGGATTTGGGTTCGGCGGACAGCCTCAATACGGCGCATGTGTATAAGCTGCCGAAAGGTTTGGCGGAAGGCAGCCACACTATCACCATTCGGGTGGACAACACCGATTATCCGACCAAAGGCGGTCATCTCACGTCCCCGGATACCCAGACGAACTGGAACGGCATTACCGGCAGGATCGAGCTTCAATTTTACGAAAACGTGTACATGGAGGATGTGCAGATCTATCCGGATGCGGCCCGTCGCAGCTTCCGAATCGTGAGCAAATTGTCGGGCTCAGCGCCAGGCATGACCCTTTCCGTGACTGCAAACAGCATTAAGCCTTACACGCAGGTGCAGGCCGCTTTGGAGGGATCGGTTCGCGAGCATTACGTGACGGAGCAAACGTACACATGCTTGCAGGATGAGTTTAATGTGATTTATGACATGGGAGAAAACGCCCTGTTATGGAGCGATGCCGAACCTAACCTTTATCAACTGGCCCTTTCTTTGATCGACGAAAACGGGGAAATCAAGGATACGCAGACTTTCGTCGTTGGGTTGCGGGATTTCGAAGCCAAAGGGGATGCGTTTACGATCAACGGCCATAAAACGTTTTTGCGCGGCAAGCATGACGGACTTATTTTTCCGCTGACGGGATATGCACCGACCGATGTCGAAGAATGGCTGCGCATTATGGGCATCGCAAAATCGTACGGCATCAACCATTACCGTTTCCATACGTGCTGCCCGCCGGAAGCCGCGTTCACCGCTGCGGACATGCTGGGCATCTACATGGAACCGGAATTGCCGTTCTGGGGCACGATCACCGACGACAATGATCCGAACCACAACCAGGCCGAACAGGACTACCTGATCCGTGAAGGGTTTGCCATGCTCAAAGCCTATGGCAACCATCCTTCGTTCGTCATGATGTCTCTTGGCAATGAGCTGTGGGGAAGCAAGGAACGGCTGAACGGCATACTGAAGGCGTATAAAGCAGCCGATCCGCGTCCATTGTATACGCAAGGTTCGAACAATTTTCAATTCGTGCCAGACATTTTGGAAGAAGAGGACTTTTTCTGCGGCGTGCGTTTTTCCAAAGAGCGGTTATTCCGCGGTTCCTATGCGATGTGTGATGCGCCGCAAGGGCATGTGCAGCTTGATGTTCCAGGCACGATGAAGGATTATGACGATATGATTATTCCGCAAGTAAACGCCTCAGAAAAGGGTGAAGCGGAAACGGGAGAACAAGAGATCCTCATCCAGTACGGCACCGAATCCAAAACCGTGACAGGGGCTGCCGCCGAGCAGGAGCTCGTGCCAAGCATTCCGGTCATCTCTCATGAAATCGGACAGTATGCGATGTATCCGAATTATGAAGAAATCGGGAAATACACCGGTTCGATCAAGGCTAAAAATTTTGAGGTATTTAAGGAACGTTTGCAAGAAAAGGGCATGGCGCATCTGGCAGGCCGCTTCTTCCAAAGTTCGGGCAAACTGGCGGTCGCCTGTTACAAAGAAGAGCTTGAAGCCGCCTTCCGCACGAAACATCTGGCCGGATTCCAACTGCTGGACCTTCAGGACTTCAGCGGACAGGGAACGGCGCTTGTCGGCGTGTTGGATGCCTTCATGGATTCCAAAGGAGTGGTTACGCCTGAAGAATGGAGAACCTATTGCTCGGATGCGGTACTTCTCGCCCGGTTCGAGAAATACAACTACTCGTCAGGCGAACGCTTTGATGCACGCCTGGAATTAAGCTACTTCCGAACGGCTTCGTTGGAAGGGCATGTTTTGGAGTGGGTATTGAAGGATGGGGAAAACAACACCATCGCGCAAGGAGAGCAAGCGGTCGAATGGACGTTAGGCGAAACTCATGGCGAGCTTGCCAACATTTCCATTGCACTTCCAGAAGTCGACAAAATGACAGAGGTTGAGCTGTCCATGCGCATCCAAGGAACGGATATCCGCAAGCAGTATGAACTATGGATATATCCGGAAGTTAACCCGAGTGCCATAGAGCAAGCGAACATATTCACGCGTTTGAATGAAGAGGTGATTGAGCGACTGGATCTAGGAGAAAACGTACTCTTGTTGCCATCGCCGGACACGGTCAGCCGTTCTGTTGAGGGTACCTATTGCACGGATTTCTGGTGTTACCCTATGTTTAGATCCATTTCGGAGAGCATGAACAAACCCGTTCCGGTGGGCACGCTTGGATTGTTGATTGATAACGAACACCCGGCACTGCGCAATTTCCCGAGCGAAGTCCATTCTACCTATCCTTGGTGGCATGCCGTGATGAACTCCCGTTCAATCATTCTGGATGAAATTGCGAGCGGGATCACACCCATCGTGCAGACGATTGATAATTTTGAACGGAACCATAAGCTGGGACTATTGTTCGAATGTCGGGTTGGGAAAGGCAAATTGCTGATCGGGGCAATCAACCGCGATGAATTGGTGAGAAAGCCGGAGGGCCGGCAGTTGTTGTACAGTCTTGCTCAATACGTGCAAAGCGAGGAATTCCAGCCCGATGCCCGAATCGAGCTGAATGTGCTTCAACAATTGATCGGTTAA
- a CDS encoding TetR/AcrR family transcriptional regulator: protein MSETWHQHLKNKNRDELIAAGRALFLKHGFLRVNIKDVCNAAGISRVTFYKHFQTIDELLFEVQMQLMEDLTDNVTRAASPEWSGRQQLAAMLDAWVQYAWQHPEHIRFILLFDLHYEAYDSNTELKSRYDLFVNEGKERHFLMNALTTGIADGTLKPDPAPLDTAHFIFTSMMGMLQKMSLGQAARQNPKDLHMTKQFACMLLQYVSADSHS from the coding sequence ATGAGTGAAACTTGGCACCAGCATCTCAAAAACAAAAACCGGGACGAGCTGATTGCCGCAGGCAGGGCGCTTTTCCTGAAGCACGGCTTTCTGCGCGTGAACATCAAGGACGTCTGCAATGCGGCAGGCATCAGCCGGGTTACTTTTTACAAACACTTTCAAACGATCGACGAGCTGCTGTTCGAGGTTCAGATGCAGCTGATGGAAGATCTCACGGACAACGTTACGCGGGCAGCTTCGCCCGAATGGAGCGGCAGGCAGCAGCTCGCGGCCATGCTGGACGCTTGGGTTCAATACGCATGGCAGCATCCGGAACATATCCGGTTCATTCTGCTGTTCGATCTCCATTATGAAGCTTATGATTCCAATACCGAGCTGAAATCCCGTTACGATCTTTTCGTGAATGAAGGCAAAGAACGGCATTTCCTCATGAATGCGCTGACGACCGGCATCGCCGACGGCACATTAAAACCTGATCCCGCACCGCTCGATACGGCTCATTTTATCTTCACGTCCATGATGGGCATGCTGCAAAAAATGAGCCTCGGGCAGGCAGCTCGCCAAAACCCCAAAGACCTGCATATGACCAAGCAATTCGCCTGCATGCTGCTCCAATACGTAAGTGCGGACTCCCATTCCTGA